Genomic DNA from Candidatus Brocadiaceae bacterium:
AGTAGATGTCGCCCCGTTCTTCGACCACGACGACCAGGTTGCCCCGCAGGACCTCGCCGATCGGGACGCTTTCCTCAGAGCGGGCGGGTCCGCCTCCGGGCAGGAGGCCGTAGCCGATGCCGGCCGTTGCGAGGAGGATCGCCAGGAGGAGCGCGCGCCGAAACGTCCTGCTGCGTCGCCGGCGCGGGGCCGGTCGGGGTGGCGTCCGAGGGGGCTGTGGTGTTGTGTTCGCCATGATGATGTGCCTCAGTTCCTACGGCGTGCGAGCAGGCATCCCGTTGCCCTGGCGGCCCCCCACGCCGGGCGGGCGTTCGCCTTGGCGGCGGCGGTCGGCCCGTCCGGCGGAGTCCTGGGGGCTTTCAGCTTGCTCATCCTGCGGCGTGTCCGTCTCGGCCGGCGAGCCGGCCTCGTCGATGGCTGCCGTCACGTCCGTCAGTTCGCTCTCGATCGGTTCTTCCTGGTCTTGCGGCGGGGTCACCCCGAAGGGGGGCTCCAGGTAGACTTCTTCGCCGTCCTGGAGTCCGCTGAGGATCTGCACGGACGTGCGCGTGAAGTGCCCGCACTCGACCCGTCGCATCGCGGGCCGGCCGGCCGTCCTCACCCAGCAGACGTGGCCGCCCTTGTACGTGCTGACGGCCTCGATCGGCACCAGCAGGACGTCGGGCAGGTCGGCCACCATGATCTCGGCCGTGGCGGACATGCCGGGGGTCAGGCCGTTGGGGACGGCGTCGATGGCCACCTCGGTCTGGTAGACCTTGATGTCCGGATTGAGCCAGGCATGCGCCGCGCTGGCCACCGGGCTGACGCTCACCACCGTGCCGGCGAAGAAGCGGCCCGGCATGGCCTCCACGGTCACGATGGCGGCCTGGCCTTCCTTGACCTTCTCGATGTCGGTCTCGTGGATGTTGACCTGCGCGGCGAGCGTGCTCAGGTCGGGGATGATGAGGATGGTCTCGTTCTGTCGGACGTCCTTGCCCTCGCGGACGGGGTCGCGCATGCGCTGCCAGGCGTTGGTTGTGGAGGCGTAGACGACGCGGCCCGGGCGGGGGGCGCGGATGATGGCATTGGCGAGCGTCTCGCGCAGGTCGTCGAGGCGCTGTTTCTCCAGGTTGAAGCTGGCCCGGCGGGATTCGCGCTCGGCCCTGGCCTGGGCCAGTTGGCTGGTGGCGCGGGCCAGTGTGCGGTCCAGGTCGCGCTGGGCCTCCAGGTAGTCGCTGAGCCGCTTCTCGACCTCCTTCTGGAGGGTGTAGCGCAGGAACAGCCGCAGGGCTTCCTCGGCCGCCGTCTGTTCGACGCGGGCCCTCTGTTCGTTCAGTTCGTCGCTCTTCAACTGGTTGGCGCTGATGTACGTCTTGCTGAACAGCGTCTGCGACGACTGGAGTTCGAACTGCGCCCGGCTGTATTCCTCGCCTTTGA
This window encodes:
- a CDS encoding efflux RND transporter periplasmic adaptor subunit is translated as MSTDNQPTEARSPGSRRQVINDPRKEGRDEHGVAAAWRVAAIALACVLLAGGAYAAFGNSGPKEDYSALSTAKVRRDRLQVKVTEGGTLIARKSLEIKSKVDGRRTILEVIPEGTIITQQDVDQGMVLVRLDVSELEERLGSREISYYSAEAANTKAQEDYDIQVKQNESNTALAELNVKFARMELDRYVGAPVAERLLAPEGGLETVDLSALAEAEVRRSLLSDQEQTAQEAAGPAEPEVDGVLALGGEARQDIRRLSADVQLKGEEYSRAQFELQSSQTLFSKTYISANQLKSDELNEQRARVEQTAAEEALRLFLRYTLQKEVEKRLSDYLEAQRDLDRTLARATSQLAQARAERESRRASFNLEKQRLDDLRETLANAIIRAPRPGRVVYASTTNAWQRMRDPVREGKDVRQNETILIIPDLSTLAAQVNIHETDIEKVKEGQAAIVTVEAMPGRFFAGTVVSVSPVASAAHAWLNPDIKVYQTEVAIDAVPNGLTPGMSATAEIMVADLPDVLLVPIEAVSTYKGGHVCWVRTAGRPAMRRVECGHFTRTSVQILSGLQDGEEVYLEPPFGVTPPQDQEEPIESELTDVTAAIDEAGSPAETDTPQDEQAESPQDSAGRADRRRQGERPPGVGGRQGNGMPARTP